A single window of Bombus pascuorum chromosome 1, iyBomPasc1.1, whole genome shotgun sequence DNA harbors:
- the LOC132907881 gene encoding thioredoxin-like protein 4A has product MSYMLSHLHNGWQVDQAILSEEDRVVVIRFGHDWDPMCMKMDEVLYNIAEKVKNFAVIYLVDITQVPDFNKMYELYDPCTVMFFFRNKHIMIDLGTGNNNKINWTLEDKQEMIDIIETVYRGARKGRGLVVSPKDYSTKYRY; this is encoded by the exons ATGTCTTATATGTTGTCACATCTTCACAATGGATGGCAAGTGGATCAGGCAATATTATCTGAAGAAGACAGAGTAGTT gTTATTAGATTTGGCCATGACTGGGATCCAATGTGTATGAAAATGGATGAAGTTCTTTATAATATTgctgaaaaagtaaaaaacttTGCTGTCATTTATCTAGTTGATATTACTCAAGTAcctgattttaataaaat GTATGAATTGTATGATCCTTGTACAGTtatgtttttctttcgaaataaaCATATAATGATTGATTTGGGAActggaaataataataaaataaactggACATTAGAGGACAAACAAGAAATGATTGATATCATTGAGACAGTCTACAGAGGTGCTAGAAAAGGTAGAGGTTTAGTTGTTTCACCAAAAGattattctacaaaatatcgttattaa
- the LOC132907847 gene encoding UDP-galactose translocator — protein MMELQQRSAQTLKYISLITLTLQNALVGLSMRYARTRSGDMFLSSTAVVMAEVVKLLTCLVLVLVEEGNFPKFFDALKSTIIKQPVDTLKVSVPSLLYVVQNNLLYISASNLDAATYQVTYQLKILTTAFFAVVILRKSLKNTQWGALILLVIGVVLVQLAQSSDTALPSGIEQNHLLGFSAALSACFLSGFAGIYFEKILKDSDISVWMRNVQLSLLSLPFGLITCFVNDGEMLRKQGFFFGYDLFICYLIVLQAGGGLIVAMVVKYADNILKGFATSLAIIISCIASIYLFDFNLSFQFSLGAILVICSIFMYSHQPKSTFVDKHSRSDKV, from the exons ATGATGGAATTACAACAAC gAAGTGCTCAgacattaaaatacattagTTTAATTACACTTACATTACAAAATGCCCTGGTTGGGCTTAGTATGCGTTATGCGCGTACAAGATCAGGAGATATGTTTCTTTCATCAACTg CGGTAGTTATGGCGGAGGTTGTTAAACTTTTAACATGCCTAGTATTAGTTCTTGTTGAAGAAGGAAACTTTCCAAAATTTTTTGATGCCCTAAAGTCAACAATCATAAAACAGCCTGTTGATACTCTAAAAGTATCTGTGCCATCACTTCTATATGTTGTACAgaataatcttttatatatatcagCGTCTAATTTAGATGCAGCAACTTATCAG GTAACataccaattaaaaattttaacaacaGCATTTTTTGCTGTGGTAATACTACGAAAGTCTTTAAAGAATACTCAGTGGGGAGctctaatattattagtcATAGGTGTAGTATTAGTACAACTAGCACAAAGTTCAGATACTGCTTTACCATCTGGTATAGAACAGAATCATTTACTTGGATTCTCAGCTGCCTTAAGTGCATGTTTTCTATCAGGGTTTGCAGGGatatactttgaaaaaatactaaaagatTCAGATATATCAGTATGGATGAGAAATGTTCAATTAAGTTTACTATCATTACCTTTTGGATTAATTACATGTTTTGTAAATGATGGTGAAATGTTACGAAAACAAGGCTTCTTTTTTGGCTATGatctatttatttgttatttaattgtacTTCAAGCAGGTGGAGGTCTTATTGTTGCAATGGTAGTTAAGTATGCAGATAATATACTTAAAGGTTTTGCCACCTCTTTAGCCATTATAATTTCTTGTATAGCTTCTATatatcttttcgattttaactTGAGTTTCCAGTTTTCTTTAGGTGCAATTTTAGTAATATGTTCGATTTTTATGTACAGTCACCAACCAAAATCAACATTTGTCGATAAACATTCTCGAAGTGATAAagtttaa
- the LOC132907862 gene encoding transaldolase — protein sequence MSEPQSKKVKMTNSLTQLKEITTIVADTGDFQAMEQFKPIDATTNPSLILAAANQKKYAHLIDKAVQYGKKAGPNLTEQVEAALDITCVLFGKEILNIIPGRVSTEVDARLSFNKEASIEKAKRLIALYEELGVNKNRVLIKLASTWEGIQAAKELEEKYGIHCNLTLLFSFAQAVACAEAGVTLISPFVGRILDWYVANTDKKCYEPKEDPGVISVTKIFNYYKKFGYKTVVMGASFRNIGEIKELAGCDFLTISPKLLEELEKSHEPFRKVLTLEAAKKSDLQKTSLDEAEFRWLLNEDQMATDKLSEGIRKFTVDIRKLEKLLHAKIQS from the exons ATGAGCGAGCCTCAATCGAAGAAAGTCAAGATGACGAACTCATTGACACAACTAAAAGAAATCACAACGATTGTTGCTGATACCGGTGATTTTCAAg cTATGGAACAATTTAAGCCAATAGATGCAACTACAAATCCTTCTTTGATCCTTGCTGCAGCTAATCAAAAAAAATATGCTCACTTAATAGATAAAGCTGTACAATATGGAAAAAAGGCTGGACC TAATTTGACAGAACAAGTTGAAGCAGCTTTAGACATTACATGCGTTCTTTTTGGTAAAgaaatcttaaatattatacctGGTAGAGTTTCCACGGAGGTAGATGCTAGGTTGTCTTTTAACAAAGAAGCTAGCATTGAGAAAGCCAAACGGTTAATTGCTTTATATGAAGAACTTggtgtaaataaaaatcgtgTGTTAATTAAGCTTGCTTCTACATGGGAAGGTATTCAAGCAGCAAA AGAACTTGAAGAGAAATATGGAATCCATTGTAATTTGAcgcttctattttcttttgctCAAGCAGTTGCATGTGCAGAAGCAGGTGTTACACTCATATCACCATTTGTTGGTAGAATTTTAGATTG GTACGTGGCaaatacagataaaaaatgttatgaacCTAAAGAAGATCCAGGTGTTATAtctgtaacaaaaatttttaattactataaaaaGTTTGGATATAAAACAGTTGTCATGGGTGCCTCATTTAGGAACATTG GTGAGATAAAAGAATTAGCTGGCTGCGATTTTCTAACTATAAGCCCCAAGCTATTAGAAGAATTGGAAAAGAGCCATGAACCATTTCGCAAAGTACTTACGCTAGAAGCAGCAAAAAAATCTGATCTTCAAAAGACCAGTTTGGATGAAGCTGAATTTAGGTGGCTTCTTAATGAAGATCAAATGGCAACAGATAAATTAAGCGAAGGTATTCGAAAATTCACAGTGGATATTCGCAAATTGGAGAAGCTATTGCATGCAAAGATACaatcttaa
- the LOC132907839 gene encoding zinc finger protein 330 homolog isoform X2, with amino-acid sequence MPKKKTGQRRKAEKQKLRQKEIRTAKDQLDLAKFPCNAVMECDKCSKKQKSRAFCYFCQSVQRLPMCAHCGKIKCMLKTGDCVVRHPGVFNTGLGMVGAICDHCEAWVCHGRRCLTTHACICPLIDAVCQECERGVWDHGGRIFRCSFCNCFLCEDDQFEHQASCQVLEAESFKCQSCNRLGQYSCLRCKTCYCEDHIRRKGFKYEKNKPIPCPKCGFETSQTKDLSMSTRTHKFGRQGGTYESDDEGNQSQDYIPENHTSYQEDEDEDDDNEDVDDDDNDDDDDDDDDDDDDDGDDEGEGERGNELISENQENCNNKLHQSINKNV; translated from the exons atgcCAAAAAAAAAGACAGGACAAAGACGGAAGgctgaaaaacaaaaattaaggcAGAAAGAAATTAGAACCGCTAAAGATCAATTAGATTTAGCTAAATTTCCATGCAATGCAGTAATG gaATGCGACAAATGTAGcaagaaacaaaaaagtaGAGCCTTCTGTTATTTCTGCCAAAGTGTACAACGATTACCAATGTGTGCTCATTGTGGAAAAATAAAGTGTATGCTAAAAACAGGAGATTGTGTTGTTCGTCATCCTGGTGTGTTTAATACTGGATTGGGTATGGTG GGAGCCATATGCGATCATTGTGAAGCATGGGTTTGTCACGGAAGACGTTGCCTTACAACTCATGCATGTATATGTCCATTGATAGATGCAGTTTGTCAAGAATGTGAAAGAGGTGTATGGGATCATGGTGGTAGAATATTCCGATGTTCATTTTGTAATTGCTTTCTTTGTGAAGATGATCAATTTGAACATCAAGCATCATGTCAGGTTTTGGAGGCAGAAAGTTTCAAGT GTCAATCATGCAATCGATTAGGACAATACTCTTGCTTAAGATGTAAAACATGTTATTGCGAGGACCATATTAGAAGAAAAGGGTTTAAGTATGAAAAGAACAAACCTATACCTTGCCCCAAATGTGGTTTTGAAACATCTCAAACAAAAGATCTTAGTATGTCAA CAAGAACTCATAAATTTGGCAGACAAGGTGGAACATACGAATCTGATGATGAAG GAAATCAATCACAAGACTATATTCCTGAAAATCATACATCTTATCAGGAAGATGAAGATGAAGATGATGATAATGAGGATgttgatgatgatgataatgatgatgacgatgacgatgatgatgatgacgaTGATGATGACGGTGATGATgaaggagaaggagagaggGGAAATGAGTTAATAAGtgaaaatcaagaaaattgcaataataaattgcatcaaagtattaataaaaatgtttag
- the LOC132907839 gene encoding zinc finger protein 330 homolog isoform X1, whose translation MPKKKTGQRRKAEKQKLRQKEIRTAKDQLDLAKFPCNAVMECDKCSKKQKSRAFCYFCQSVQRLPMCAHCGKIKCMLKTGDCVVRHPGVFNTGLGMVGAICDHCEAWVCHGRRCLTTHACICPLIDAVCQECERGVWDHGGRIFRCSFCNCFLCEDDQFEHQASCQVLEAESFKCQSCNRLGQYSCLRCKTCYCEDHIRRKGFKYEKNKPIPCPKCGFETSQTKDLSMSTRTHKFGRQGGTYESDDEGGYNYYGNQSQDYIPENHTSYQEDEDEDDDNEDVDDDDNDDDDDDDDDDDDDDGDDEGEGERGNELISENQENCNNKLHQSINKNV comes from the exons atgcCAAAAAAAAAGACAGGACAAAGACGGAAGgctgaaaaacaaaaattaaggcAGAAAGAAATTAGAACCGCTAAAGATCAATTAGATTTAGCTAAATTTCCATGCAATGCAGTAATG gaATGCGACAAATGTAGcaagaaacaaaaaagtaGAGCCTTCTGTTATTTCTGCCAAAGTGTACAACGATTACCAATGTGTGCTCATTGTGGAAAAATAAAGTGTATGCTAAAAACAGGAGATTGTGTTGTTCGTCATCCTGGTGTGTTTAATACTGGATTGGGTATGGTG GGAGCCATATGCGATCATTGTGAAGCATGGGTTTGTCACGGAAGACGTTGCCTTACAACTCATGCATGTATATGTCCATTGATAGATGCAGTTTGTCAAGAATGTGAAAGAGGTGTATGGGATCATGGTGGTAGAATATTCCGATGTTCATTTTGTAATTGCTTTCTTTGTGAAGATGATCAATTTGAACATCAAGCATCATGTCAGGTTTTGGAGGCAGAAAGTTTCAAGT GTCAATCATGCAATCGATTAGGACAATACTCTTGCTTAAGATGTAAAACATGTTATTGCGAGGACCATATTAGAAGAAAAGGGTTTAAGTATGAAAAGAACAAACCTATACCTTGCCCCAAATGTGGTTTTGAAACATCTCAAACAAAAGATCTTAGTATGTCAA CAAGAACTCATAAATTTGGCAGACAAGGTGGAACATACGAATCTGATGATGAAGGtggatataattattatg GAAATCAATCACAAGACTATATTCCTGAAAATCATACATCTTATCAGGAAGATGAAGATGAAGATGATGATAATGAGGATgttgatgatgatgataatgatgatgacgatgacgatgatgatgatgacgaTGATGATGACGGTGATGATgaaggagaaggagagaggGGAAATGAGTTAATAAGtgaaaatcaagaaaattgcaataataaattgcatcaaagtattaataaaaatgtttag
- the LOC132907918 gene encoding signal peptidase complex subunit 3, with protein sequence MHTVFTRGNAIVAYTLTVAASLTFCCFLSTVFIDYRANATLNTVKVVVKNVADYSASREKNDLGYLTFDLQTDLTPLFNWNVKQLFLYLTAEYQTENNGFNQVVLWDKIILRGDNAVFDFKNMNTKYYFWDDGNGLRGNKNVTLTLSWNIIPNTGLLPSVNAFGSHTFAFPSEYTSLRV encoded by the exons atgCATACCGTTTTTACGCGAGGTAATGCTATTGTGGCATATACTTTGACTGTTGCGGCGTCTTTAACATTTTGTTGTTTTCTCTCTACTGTATTTATTGATTACAGAGCAAATGCAACTTTAAATACTGTAAAAGTAGTTGT GAAAAATGTAGCAGATTACAGTGCTtcaagagaaaaaaatgacTTGGGATACTTAACATTTGATTTACAAACTG atCTGACTCCATTATTTAATTGGAAtgttaaacaattatttttatatctcacAGCAGAGTATCAAACAGAAAATAATGGTTTTAATCAg GTAGTGTTATGGGATAAAATAATACTGCGCGGGGATAATGCagtatttgattttaaaaatatgaatacaaaatattacttttgGGATGATGGTAATGGTTTAAg GGGAAATAAGAATGTAACATTGACATTATCATGGAATATTATTCCAAACACTGGACTTTTGCCAAGTGTTAATGCCTTTGGCTCTCATACTTTTGCATTTCCATCTGAATATACCTCATTGCGTGTGTAA
- the LOC132907776 gene encoding fibroblast growth factor receptor substrate 3: MGCVNSRTDINDLHPNVFQVMNVDDLGNLITPGRLEVTETDIILYQRGKQPIKWPLRCLRRYGHDAEIFSFESGRRCSTGPGIYAFKCRRAAHLFNLVQTNIQVCNNSGDDTISRELPVASHSGPTVTRVTIPVEPNYLDLILNRTTNHVGPRFAHNQQNGVGRLDSVGSSTGLMSSQGNISSPTSPPVLPPLPPPPPPPPPPPPPPPFPQPHPSSLYVNEEILSSLSLEMEHNNNKSLRSAIHRFRTVSNSIFDNGSASLKLTSIYKSSEVTSQIKSSLSVATYMNVDINSDIGPLSPSHSISEAMQFKEDKNENSESGHAYINISPGQEYAEFLGAKSRPSPLLSIQSDVEETTRHCYANLEPSEIENLRKRFSGVSAPEKSPLPPSTPPGGSGKEVNYAVLDLDTKDVPMNSPLDGPSNSTTSPPESPNKIQKGYTTIDFNKTAALSHSVNPNLVNDNEGSRKTRHNSTISDLAASGRRSSSISE, encoded by the exons atgggTTGTGTCAATAGTCGAACAGATATTAATGATTTACATCCAAATGTTTTTCAAGTGATGAATGTAGATGATTTaggtaatttaattacacCTGGACGTTTAGAAGTTACAGAAActgatataatactttaccaacgTGGTAAACAACCTATTAAATGGCCATTACGATGTTTAAGGCGATATGGCCATGATGCTGAAATTTTTAGCTTTGAATCAGGAAGGAGGTGCTCTACAGGACCAGGCATTTATGCTTTTAAATGTCGTAGAGCTGcacatttatttaatcttgTGCAAACAAATATTCAG gTTTGTAATAATAGTGGAGATGATACAATATCCAGAGAACTTCCAGTTGCTTCTCATTCTGGTCCTACAGTAACAAGAGTGACAATACCAGTTGAGCCTAACTATTTGGATCTCATATTAAATAGAACTACTAATCATGTGGGTCCTAGATTTGCACATAATCAACAAAACGGAGTTGGAAGATTAGATAGTGTGGGAAGTAGCACTGGTCTTATGTCATCCCAAGGAAacataagttctcctacatcACCTCCTGTGTTACCACCgctaccaccaccaccaccaccaccaccaccaccaccaccaccaccaccattTCCTCAACCACATCCGTCCTCACTTTATGTGAATGAAGAAATATTGTCTTCTCTATCATTAGAAATGGAAcataataacaacaaaagCCTTAGAAGCGCAATACACAG ATTTCGTACAGTCAGTAATTCTATATTTGATAATGGTTCAGCATCATTAAAACTGACATCTATATACAAAAGTTCAGAAGTCACTTCTCAAATTAAATCATCACTCTCAGTAGCAACTTATATGAATGTAGACATTAATTCTGATATTGGTCCACTTTCTCCAAGTCATAGTATTTCTGAAGCAATGCAAtttaaagaagataaaaacgaaaacagtgAATCTGGACATGCCTACATAAATATAAGTCCTGGTCAAGAATATGCAGAATTTCTTGGTGCCAAATCACGACCATCACCATTGTTGTCTATTCAATCTGATGTAGAAGAAACAACAAGACATTGCTATGCTAATTTAGAACCaagtgaaattgaaaatttaagaaaaagattttCTGGAGTATCCGCTCCGGAGAAATCACCTCTGCCTCCATCAACACCACCAGGTGGTTCAGGTAAAGAAGTAAATTATGCTGTATTAGATCTGGATACAAAGGATGTACCAATGAATTCACCATTAGATGGTCCTTCAAATTCTACCACATCTCCTCCAGAATCTCCAAATAAGATACAAAAAGGGTATACTACaatagattttaataaaacagcTGCTCTTTCTCATTCAGTCAACCCAAATCTTGTGAATGATAATGAAGGTTCAAGGAAAACACGTCACAATTCTACAATTAGTGATTTGGCAGCCTCTGGTAGACGTAGTTCATCTATAAGtgaataa
- the LOC132907760 gene encoding ankyrin-1-like, with the protein MTAAYTNELISQEQNIEKKTGTVVSKVVHNKKEQATREESTEFDSAMMKHATSGQEQEKILVNQEKLTLSTSELLEQKVKDTVECKNIEDAEFLEKNENTSISNEDNENAKNIDEIRNEVLKDCDPSVLPDSNSLVSMKVDAFFTECDSQDATSETRGTDFSSEDNFKLEELQNSIDNITMETSDFSNNYEISNGSLEDVVHQKDVEEIYDPESELNFHEAVRAGDAKCVAALLASDSVQNLDEPDWNVSGDPPLLVAATNHCFPILSLLLANGCDPAVRSPRGETALHRVILNGGPGNVLQFVGELLKYGCPSGVKEAGGGLTALHILTRQLAHAQGSKNLHHNFEAALETLDLLARAGPVNAKDHQGRSALHILASSTIFDNNHRTEIESLIETLLAAGADPSLKNDRGETPLHECLECGALNTAFLLISHTPTGIMSRYGETPLHIASRKNYADMVAKLLEHGEDPSIQDAGGNTPLHLASARGFHQTVSLLVTSPLAQLEKLNVEGLTALQVAAESGFVNAVRLLLKAGADPSQTVNYCTTIFHRHPDISILIDHELSRRRQLAA; encoded by the exons ATGACTGCTGCTTATACAAACGAACTCATATCACAGGAACAGAACATAGAAAAGAAGACAGGCACAGTAGTCAGTAAAGTAGTGCACAACAAGAAAGAACAAGCAACGCGCGAGGAAAGCACCGAATTTGATTCTGCAATGATGAAGCATGCAACAAGTGGTCAGGAACAAGAAAAAATCCTTGTTAATCAAGAAAAATTGACGCTTTCTACGTCAGAATTGCTCGAACAGAAAGTTAAAGATACCgtagaatgtaaaaatatcgaagatgCTGAATTTctagagaaaaatgaaaatacttcGATTAGCAATGAAGATaatgaaaatgcaaaaaatattgatgaaaTTAGAAACGAAGTGTTGAAAGATTGTGATCCAAGTGTACTACCAGATTCAAATTCGCTCGTATCAATGAAAGTTGATGCGTTTTTTACCGAGTGTGATTCTCAAGATGCAACGTCGGAAACACGTGGAACCGATTTTTCTTCAGAGGATAATTTTAAGTTAGAAGAATTGCAGAACTCTATCGATAATATTACAATGGAAACGAGcgatttttcaaacaattatgaaatttctaatgGATCGTTAGAAGATGTGGTTCATCAAAAAGACGTTGAGGAAATATATGATCCCGAAAGTGAATTGAATTTTCACGAAGCTGTACGTGCTGGGGACGCCAAGTGCGTTGCGGCACTTCTTGCCAGTGACTCTGTACAAAACCTGGACGAACCGGATTGGAATGTTTCAGGTGATCCACCCCTGTTAGTAGCCGCTACGAACCATTGTTTTCCTATTCTAAG TTTACTGCTTGCGAACGGATGCGATCCAGCTGTGCGTTCCCCTCGTGGTGAGACGGCGCTTCACAGAGTGATTTTAAATGGAGGACCAGGAAATGTATTACAATTTGTAGGAGAACTCCTGAAATATGGTTGCCCGTCAGGCGTGAAAGAAGCTGGTGGTGGTTTAACCGCGCTACACATATTAACACGCCAACTAGCTCACGCACAAGGATCAAAAAATTTACATCATAATTTTGAAGCAGCTTTAGAAACGCTTGATTTATTAGCACGCGCTGGTCCTGTTAATGCAAAGGACCATCAAGGTCGCAGCGCACTTCATATTTTAGCTTCCTCCACTATTTTTG ACAACAATCATAGAACTGAAATCGAGTCATTGATCGAAACGTTGTTGGCTGCTGGCGCGGATCCATCACTGAAGAATGATAGAGGAGAAACTCCTTTACACGAGTGTCTCGAGTGCGGTGCTTTAAACACCGCGTTTTTACTTATATCTCACACGCCAACCGGTATAATGTCGCGTTATGGTGAAACTCCATTGCACATTGCCTCTAGAAAAAATTATGCTGACATGGTAGCAAAACTGTTGGAACATGGAGAAGATCCTAGTATACAAGATGCTGGTGGTAATACACCGTTGCATTTAGCCTCTGCAAGAGGTTTTCATCAAACCGTTTCTTTGTTGGTTACATCACCCCTTGCACAGTTAGAGAAATTGAACGTAGAAGGATTGACTGCCCTCCAAGTAGCCGCCGAAAGTGGCTTTGTTAATGCAGTACGTCTGTTGTTAAAAGCAGGCGCAGACCCAAGTCAAACAGTCAACTATTGCACGACGATTTTTCATCGCCATCCtgatatttccattttaatagATCACGAATTGAGTAGACGTCGTCAACTCGCtgcttaa